The Rhinoraja longicauda isolate Sanriku21f unplaced genomic scaffold, sRhiLon1.1 Scf000579, whole genome shotgun sequence genome includes the window acccttaactcactgaacccttaactcactgaacccttaactcaccgaacccttaactcactgaacccttaactcactgaacccttaactcactgaacccttaactcactgaacccttaactcaccgaacgcttaactcactgaaccatcgactcactgaacccttaactcacggaacccttaacccaccgaacccttaactcactgaacccttaactcaccgaacccttaacccaccgaacccttaactcaccgaaaccttaactcactgaactcttaactcactgaacccttaacgcACCGAACCCtttactcactgaacccttaactcactgaacccttaactcactgaacccttaactcaccgaacccttaacttaccgaacccttaactcactgaacccttaactcactgaacccttaactcactgaacccttaactcactgaacccttaactcactgtagattggtgtaatggtgtcactcatgttatgtgtcatgcttttgtagttacaccCCTTTGGCTTTTGAGTGACTGCTGTTTGGGTGATTCGCGTTAGTGTAAGTGCAACGTGCAGGCGTAAGgtcatgcttgctatgtagttaataaagtctaagGTTTATTATCtaggtgtacggcttctgttattatacagccaACACCAGCGGGAAGTTGACCTAACCTTAGCGGCTGCTGAAAACCGCTGTCGCATAGCTGAATTGACTGATGCTCACATTAAAACTCTGGGACATTCTGCTGCTCGTGAAATTAATGCAGCCAGCATGTCTTATCAAACTTCTCCGTGTTTATCTCAACTGCCAGTCACCAAGTTAAGATTGATCGATAATTGCTTCAACTGTGGAGGTTCACATGTCGCGGTTTGTGATCGTTGCCCTGCGTATGGAAAACTATGTCGGTTTTGCAACAAACGAAACCATTTCATTAGGTGTTGTCGATCACGCAGTAACAGATTTCAAACGAGACAGTCAGTCAACTCGCTTGCCCATGATGAAGGTTCAATCTCTGAGTTCTCACACCCAGTTCCCATGATTGTACGAACAGCTGGCGAAAGTGCAGAGATTGATATACATGCTTTGTCTAAGTCAGTGCACCAACAGCTAGATCCCAAGGTCGCATTGCTCATTAATGGTAAAACCCTTTATCTCAAAGTCGACTCGGGAGCGCGCTGCAACGTTATCTGTTTGGCTGTCTTCCAGAAGCTGAAAAACACAGAAACCTTATTTCCAACAGTTACATCACTTGTCTCATTTGCTGGAACTCGAGTACACCCCATCGGCCAAGTTGAGTTACGTTGCTGTCTCAACTCACGTCCCCACATCCTGGATTTTTACGTGGTACGTGAGAATGTACCATCCCTACTGGGTGCTGATGCATGCCTAGATATGGGTTTGATCACTTTCAGCCCTTCTGTCTGTCCTCTGTCTACAGACTGTGATTTTACACGTCAAATTCTCACACAATACAAAGATTTGTTTAACGATAAGCTGGGCAAGCTGCCTGTCAGGTACACCATTACCATTGACCCTGAGGCAATCCCAGTTGTTCGTCCAGCTCATAGGATTCCCCACGCTATGCGGGATCGTGTTCAAAGTGAACTTAACAGAATGGTGTCTCTGGGTGTGCTTACTCCCGTATCTGACCCCTCAGACTGGGTCTCCACATTGGTTGTCGCTGCTAAGAAGAACAAAGACGAGATACGGATttgtatcaaccccaaggacttaaACGCAGCGATCAAACGACCACGTTATCCCATGCGCACTGTGGATGAGATTGCTGCGCAGATGGCTGAAGCAACTGTATTCACGGtgctagatgccaagagctcatTTTGGCAGATTCCACTGGAACTTAACTCCTCTAAGCTGACGACTTTCAGCACTCCATTCGGACGTTATAAATTTCTTCGGATGCCTTTTGGTATATGTTCTGCCAGTGAAGTATTTCAACAAGCCATGGAGCAGTTGTTTGCGGGCTACCCGTGCTCCATTGTAGTGGACGATATCCTCATTGCTGGAAAAACGGTCAGCGAGCACGATGCCAATCTGTCAAAAGTGTTGAAGCGTGCCGAGGCCATCCATCTCAAGCGAAATCCTCTGAAATGCAAGTTCAGAATGAATGAGGTAAAATACTTAGGACTTATATTTACCAAAGACGGCCTCAAAACTGATCCAGCGAAAACTAGTGCTATCAACGAGCTTCCAGCACCCACAGACGTGCTCAGTTTGCAGAGATTCCTTGGCATGGCCAACTATTTGAGCAAATTCATTCAGGACTTCAGTGAAATTTCGGCCCCATTACGCCAGCTTACACACAAAGACACTGCTTGGACTTGGCACGAGCAACAACAGACAGCATTTGACACTCTTAAACGGCGGATGTCTAATGCTCCGACTCTGGCTTACTTTGACCCTAAATTACCGATTACTCTTACTTGTGATGCCTCACAACACGGGCTGGGCGCTGCATGCCTTCAGAATGATGGCAATGGCAATAAGCCTGTTGCCTATGCTTCACGCACCATGACTGACACAGAACAACGATATGCCCAAATTGAAAAAGAACTGTTAGCGGTTGTTTTTGCCTGCAAGAAATTCAACGATTTTGTCTTTGGCCACACTGTCACAattgaaactgaccaccaacctctAATCAGCATTGTCAACAAACCTATCCACACCTCTCCAGCGCGCCTACAACGGATGTTACTGCAACTTCAGAAATATGACATGGTGCTGATCCACAAACGCGGTAAGGACATGCACCTGGCCGATACTCTTTCGCGTGCACCCCGGAAGACCTGCGAGGTTCCGCCCTCGCCGGATGACGACTTTGTTGTGATGAGTGTGTCTTTTATCCCTTCGTCCTGCATGGAGGACCTGGTTGCCCACACTGCTGTTGACAGTACACTACGGTCGCTAACCTCCGTCATTAAGCGCGGCTGGCCAGACAAGCACTACAACGTTCCGCTGCCAGTCCGGCCCTTCTTTGCTGTCCGGGACGAGCTCGTGCTCCAAGATGGCAttattttaaaaggacacaaggcCGTGGTTCCTGCCTCGCTGTACCACCGGTATTTTAACGCTGTCCATGCGGGCCACTGTTTCACGGGCGATaagcatgttttactggcctggcatggccgAATACATCACCGACAATGTGGCATCCTGCGCAGTGTGTAACAGTTTGGCTCCTCACCAACAAAAGCGACCGCTTCTTTCACATCCGGTACCTGAGCTCCCGTGGTCTACAgtcgcagctgacatatttgattggcatggcaaacaatacctgatgctcgtggattcttattcaggatggctcgacattgattttctcagcagccgcaCTTCCAGCGGAGTGATTTCGAAGTTATCTCGCCACTTTTCAGTCCACGGATCCCCGGTCAAACTGCTAACTGACAACTGCAGTcaattcaccagccaacaatTCAGAGAGTTCGCtagacactggaattttcacCATATTACCAGCAGCCCCGAATATCCCCAGTTTAACGGGCTGGCTGAACGGGCTGTCAAAAGTGCTAAACAGCTCATGGAACGTTCGTACAAAGCAAAATCGGACATATTCCTGGATCTGCCTAACTTACGCATCATCTCCCGTGACCCCATCTTGGGTTCACCCGCTCAACGTTTATTGTCGAGGCAAACCCGTGCCACAGTGTCTGTAGCCAATCAGGCTTTAGTCCCACAAGTGTTTCCACCGGAGGAGGTTCAATCCAGGTTGCAACAGAAGCGTGAAATTAAAAAACGATGGTTTGAAAAGACAAGTAGGCCACTGCCACCGCTGACCAAAGGGCAGGTAGTCCGCTTACAGACTGACAAAGGCCATGACCGTGTCGGACTAATTTCTGGAATTGCTTCAGAGCCACGCTCATATATCGTTAGTGCCGATGGCGGTACCTACCGGCGTAACAGGCgacacatcctgcctgtgaacgAGCCAGTTCCTCCTCAGTATAATCCAGATCGTACAAGTTCGCTTCCGTTTGCGCCTAGTGGCACTCGCATGctttgccagaacaacaatccatGCCTGTAACAGCTCCTTTGCCTGTTCCATCTTCGCCTCCATATTCatcgcctgttccacagtttgctgcttcgtctccagggacgttgattcaggctccctcgcctgtggaatcacctgctctctccccgtataagaggaatggagatggtctctatcgtacacgtgctggtcgtgtttgcaggccggttgtgaagtatccggactatgtttaactttcctccagtttgtcaccgattgttatacatgacgtgctcagtttatgtgtctgtatcgttgttgattctttaagaggggggatgtagattagtgtaatgttgtcactcatgttatgtgtcatgcttttgtagttacacccctttagcttttgagtgaccgctGCCTgggtgattcgggttagtgtaagtgcaacgtgcaggcgtgaggtcatgcttgctatgtagttaataaagtctttggattatTATCGaggtgtacggcttctgttattatacagccaACACAAGGGGTTAATTAAGGCCGGGTGGAGCATGAAatgaagcttgcggggaatataaaaattgACAAAAATTGTTTATTTAGGTGTGTAAAAAGGAAAACATTAGTGAagccgaatgtaggtcccttgcagtcagagacaggtgaatttattttggaaaacaaggaaatagcagaacagttaaacgaggaaTTCTGTCCATTAATCTAAAGGACGCCATCGACCGACAGTATGTATGAGCGCACCTCAAACATTCACAGGTGGATACCGGTCGAATTCTATACTCTGCCATTGAGTTTCAGGCGAGACTATTTCCGGATTGTAAAGCACATTACTGTATTCTATATTGCGCAGCTATATTTGGGGGTCGCTAccgcgaaacatagaaacatagaaatagttgcaggactaggccattcggcccgtcgagccagcatcgccatccaatatgatcatggctgatcatccagaatcagtaccctgttccagctttctcccaatatcccttaatTCGTGTACCCCTGAgggctaaatcaaactctctctcttgaaatcatagcgtgaattggcctccactgccttctgtggcagacaattccacagattcacaaactctctgggtgaaaaagattttcctcatctcaggtcgAAATGGTCCactacttattcttaaacttaccCCTGGttctgccccaccccccccaccccccaacacggggaagatttttcctgcatttagcctgtccaatcccttaagaaatctATATGAGTCTaaaatccactctcatccttctaatttccattgaataaaagcccagtcgacctattctttcatcatatgtcagtctcgccgcCATCCAGGGATCTAACCAGGTAAACCTCCACTGTGCTCCCTCAATAAAAAGAaaggccttcctcaaatttggagagctaaaatacacacagtactccaggttctaGGTGGCTGGAGAACAACAAATACGATATCATTGTGAAAATTGAAAAACAGGGATAAATCTAATATCCATAAGCCTAAGAAGTGTTATGCGACGCTTGATTTCATTAGCTGGGGCACAAAACATTGTTTGATTACTGATTATTTTACAAATCACGGATACTGCATGGTGGTATTCAGATATGATATACTACAGGGAGGCAGCATGAGTTGGTCTTCAAAATATGAATCGTTGCGCTGAGACTCGACCggcgagaccgacgtcaggcagagccatgctggtgggtgactccattgcccggggtgcggacaggagattctggtaTCGCCATTCTCGCCAAACAActcgaggatggtgtgttgcctccctggtgccatggTCCTCGCTGGTGTGATGACGTctcagaccgacttcagaacatcctcgtgaGGGAACATGAGCAgtcagaagtagttgtgcacgtaggCACAAATGTAGGACCTCATTTGTCCTATACGCAAATCCtctcgtcatgaaggccaacatgccatttgctttcttcactgcctgctgtacctgcatccttactttcagtgactgatgtacaaggacacacagatctcattgcccttttccttttccttacctgactccattcagataataatcatccttcttgttcttgccagcaaagcggataacctcacattcatccacattatactgcatctgccgtgcatatgCCCACTCACTGAATCTgtccgtcaccctgcagcctcatggcatGTTCCCCACAGCTCACACGGCCACGCAGTTTTtctgtcattcgcaaacttggagatgttacttttaattccctcgtccaaatcattaatatatattgtaaataactgaggtcccagcactgagccattAGTCACTcccttccattctgaaaaggacccgttacttcctactccttgcttcctgtctgccaaccaattatttatccatgtcaataccctaccttcaataccatgtgttcaaattttgcacactaatctctcgtgtgggactttgtcaaaggctttttgaacgtCCAGATacgccacatccactggctctcgctGATCCATTCTATTTGTTTCATCTTTTAAAAAGTCCAGAAGGTTTGTCAAGCATCAttgccccttcataaatccatgctgactttgaccgattctGTCACTGCTTTCTACATGCGCTGCTATCACATCTTTGGTcaacgactcaagcatcttccccactgccgatgtaaggataactggtctataattccgtttcctctcaccctcctttctttaaaaaaatggttACATTATCTGCCTTAGTATGTCGGCGTATCAGCTGTTGTTAGGTGGGATTGATTCTGAGTTTGGTGAGCTGTTGTCACTTGTGGCGCATTTAGAACAGTATAATAGCATAACAAGTACTATCGCTGTCTCGCCGCACCAGACAAATGGGTGGAATTCCAACCTCGAATGTCGTCAATAGTTatttgtaaatagacaatagacaatagacaataggtgcaggaggaggcaattcggctcttcgagccagcaccaccattcaatgtgaccatggctgatcattctcaatcagtactgtaTGTGCAGGTGAATGGAACAATCTGTGAGACCAAGATTATTGAGATGGGAATGAGGTTGAATAAAGCATTGGAGTAATTTACGAAAGGTCAAAATCATCGACGGacgatcagcatggactctgtggcccAATGATGTATTCGGTGCTTTGTCTCTCCGTGACTCCGTGGCCGGGCAACTGCCTCGATATTAGATGATGTTGCACTGTATTCCTCAGCGCTGTGGTCACTGTGACATCATCTTCTAAGTTGATTACCATGTGACAGCTATTTAGTTCTGTGGCTTTGATGATGTAGGTAGATGGAGTAGGATGATTCAAAGTGGATGCCAGGCAAAGTATGGATGTGGGGTACAGTTAGAGAAACATTGAGTGGAAGCATTGTGCAGCACCGAATAGAGCCCTTCAGCCACATCCGTGCCAAACGTTTTAACCCATCTGCATTGAACACCTGTGTCAATTTCAAGAGTTTAGAGGATGTACAGGGAAACATAAAATACATCGGAATGCAGAGAGAATGGTTACATAAGTCTGCATTGAGGACAAGGTGAAGTAAAATCCGAAATCAATTATAAATACATTTATTGGAGCTGGAGGATAACCAGCCAACGAGATCGGACATTTAACCTGCCTTGCTGTGGGTATGTCAAAAATAAATACTTTCCACGTGAACTCACTGCGGAGAAGAGCATTGCATTTGAAGAATTCGCATGGGTGGCAGTGAAATTATAGTGAACATTTATAATGGAGGCGTCAGATATCATCGGAGGTTTAAACATGGATGGATCTACGTATCTGCTGAGGCGTATCGCAAACAACCATGGAAGGCAACCCCGAAGATTGTTGAGGACCTGATAGCCATACTTTGTATCTTCATTGGCGCAGACAAGGTTCTAGATGGCTCGACAACAACCAATACGATATCATTGTGCAAGTGGAAAATCAGGGATAAATCTAATATCCCTAATCATAAGAAAGCTTCTGCGATGCTTGCTTCCATTAGCTGGGGCACAGAACATTGTTTGATTACTGATTATTTTACTAATCAAGGACAATGCATGACGGTATTCAGATATGATATACTGCAGGGAATGTCTACGGATGCAGCATGGGTTGGCCTTAAAAATAAGAGCAATcgctctaaattaattaaattatcggCCACCCAGTAGTTGATGGGAAACACGGGAATAGATATGTACACGGGTTACGAAAGGATACAAGAACACCGGGTTTATTGAAGTGGGTGACATTAACTTCCCCAAAATGAACTAGACCCTAGTCAGTGCAAGAGGATCATTTGGTTAATTTATTAGGTGTATTCAAGAAGGCTTCCTTCatcagtatgtggatagtccgatTCGAGTTAGGACCAGTCTGGAAGTTGCATTGGAAAACGACTCTGGACAGGTGTTGAGCTGGGAGAGTATTTTGGAGAGAGTTACCATAGTTCTTCGTTTAAGATTGGATTTAATAGGGATAGGTCTGGATGATGGAGGAGAATATTAACTTGGCGCAAAGCGTATTACAAAGTCATCATCCACGTGCTAAGCGGATAGATTATGGGGAAGTTCTTGGGTATGTCCACAGCGAACGGTGGGAGTGGTTTAAAGGCCATCTGATAAATATGCTGGACCGACAAGTTCCAGTAACGAGGATGGACAAGCTTGGCAAGGAAAGGGAATcgtggatgaccaaggaggttgtaaacCTGACCAGAGTTTTACGGGAATGCTGACTCGATTGGACGGCATTAGTTACAATGAAAagatggacaaacttgaattgcttTCCCTGGAATGACGAAGGTTGAATGGAGACCTGAAATAAGTCTATAAAATCTTTGTAGGGATGATGGAAAAGACAGTCCGAAACCTTTCCACgctgggatggaggagggaacATATGGTTAAAGTGAAATGTCAAAGTTTAAAGCTGATACGCGGGCAGGTTTTTCCGCAGGAAATGGCGAGTGcccggaatgcgctgccagggatggtgatggaagTAGATGTGAGAGTGGAGTGCAAaagccttttagataggcacattgatataaATTTACATGGACAATTCATCATGGCATTGCTGCAGGAAACAGAGATTACGGGTTAACTAAGAAATGGAAGTCCGTACTTATTATTCGCATTATTTTCTAAAACCTAATAAGATATCTAATTTATAGACTGGCCGATTTTGCTGGCAATTATTGCACAATTCCATAATTAGCAACAGCAAACGTGATCTGCCtgacattgtttttttaaatgactaaCTCTAATCCCATTTGATTTACCGTGATTAGGCGTCATGTGCTTTCTCTGGAGAATCAGCGACGATCTTTAAAAACAAGCGACCTGTCAACACACTGTCAGGAAACGTGGGTTATCTCTGGGCATGGCACTGACGGTACTCAACCTGATAGAAAACGttttctaccctatccttgtTATTATTGGTGTTCCTGGTAAGCACTTTATTACTTTCTGTCGATGTTTCGCCGTCTGGAATttactgttaaaaaaaatatgtgCGCTATTACTTATTGCTTCAGTTACTGATCCGACTAATTACGCCGAAGATCGAAACTACTCAATCGAATCCTTTACCAAAAGATGCAGTGGCATTTCGCCAGGCACGCAGATAGGCAGGAATCGGAGGACATGGACAACGTGTAAAcgtgattatttttaaaaagttgttGTTAAGTCTGGTACAGACACTGCAGtccaaggacctgttcctgtactgtacgcaTTTACTTTAGCGATACCGCAGTGAAACGGTCGCGTTGGCCACCGAGACCACGGCGAGCACCAATAAACCATTCTCACGAGTCCTGTGTTATTCCAATTGCTCattcaatccctgcacactagcgacaattttacctAGGCGAGTTAACCTGCACGTCCTCAGGTGTTTCGGACGTGGGCGAAATCCATCGCTCCTGGAGGaatctcacgcggtcacaggcagcaATGCCAAGGTTTGCACGGACAGGGTTGGTCGATGctcctgttccatgttccatgttttatgttcTGGAAGTGTTCTATGTCCTGAGAACGGAAATGGTGTTCATGATGTTGATAGGAAAAGGGAATTTACAACTGGATTGTCAATAATGTAGGGCATGAGTCTTCGGCTGCATTGGCGGGTATATCATACGTTAGTGCGGTTGGATTGGGTAAATTGGAGATTTTCTGTGGTGCAGAGGCTgctggattaaaaaaaacaagaaattatAATTTTGTTATAATTGTATCTCCCAAGGAGAAACAGACCAGTTCTTCCTATGGCACATCTCGTAATGCGCATCATATTCTGCGATGCTATCGGTCCCCCATTGAATTAACATGTGCCTGCAAATGTTGTGTCATACCAGCCTTTAGCTGGTGCGGACGCTTCTAAGTCCATTGGCATTGTGACAGAACCAGGACTGTAATTATTCTTCATCGCCAAGTCGAAACAGACCGATAGCGAATTGAACGAATGCAGCCATGACGATATAGAACGCGGCAAGTTCAGTTCATCTGGCTTGTCTCGTGTCCAACTGCAATTGGATTTATCATTTTCACATGCTCTGCCCAATTTCCCTGAAGTTTCGCGGAGAAGCCGACGCACAGGCGATAACTTATATGGATAAGTAACATATCAGCCAGCGGTATTTAGCTAGCAGAAGGACAAGGGGGCACgaccaatcaaccaatcaatcaatcaatcaatcaatcaatccatcaatcaatcaatccaccaATCCATAAAATTAAACAATCACGCAGGCATGGTAACGTGAGCTCAGCGGaaggtggaaactccacacaaacaactcCAGTGACCAGTATCGAACCCGGAACGCTAGAGCTATTAGCAGTGCCACAACTGTCCCCTTGCCTTGATGGAAATGGGTGATGAAAATCCAACGCCTTGTGAAGTAAATATATAGGAAATGAAGGTTAAGAGAAGCGTAAtttgtttaatatattttaatatattttattggcacgtgtaccgaagtacagtgaaaagcttttgttgcgtgctatccagtcggcggaaaggcaatgcatgattacaatcgagccttttgcagtgtaaagatacataatAGGGGAAATGCATTTAGTGAAAGGTAAACcaccaaagtccggtcaaggatagtccgaggtcacCAAAtgtgtagatagtagttcaggacagctctctggttgtggtagggtgaatcagttgcccgataacagccgggaaaaaaatattcctgaatctggtgctgtgcgttttcacacttcatacCTATTGGATGCAATATTTGCTTTCACATGCGGATCACCAAATCAATCTGCGAGTGACAACGAGGAATGTAAGGGTGACTAGTCCTCTTACCGTAGACATCTGTGTCGAGCATCTCGATGCGAGATACAGAAACCAATAATCCACTCACTGTCGTACGAAGAATCGTCAAACGAATGTTCTATTGGAacaattaattatttaatttttaatgtgGTCTTTTTTCCAGCTAACCTGTTGGCAGTCATCGTTCTATCCAggggaaagtgtggtctctccaaatgtatcactcGCTATCTGGTGTCTATGGCCGTAGCTGATTTAATGGTTTtgatcttcgaggtaattctctcCGAGATGACATGTGTCTATTTTCCGTATTCATTTCTCAACTTATCTCACATTTGCAAGCTGCGTGTTTTCTTGAATTGTATTTTCGTTGATTGCTCTGTGTGGCTAACGGTGACTTTCACCTTCGATCGTTTTGTAACTATTTGTAATCAGAATTTAcgagcaaaatattgcactgagaaaactgcGGGGTTGGTAATAGCAGTGACGTGTATCTTGATTATTACTCAAAATATTCCAGTATATATTTCCCTCGTTCCTCTATACATTCGTGATAACGTGGCTTGGTACTGTTGGGTTTCATCCGACATCTACACCACACCGTTATGGGCAGCACTTTCGCTGATCGAAACCATTTTAACCCCAGTTGTACCAATTTTGCTGATTATTCTCCTCAACGCACTGACAATCAATCACATTATTCACGCTAATAGAGTGAGGAGCCGTCTCCGAGAGAACAACAAGGCCGAGAGCGGCGCAGATCAAGAGGTGGAAAACAGAAGGAAGTcaatcattctattgctggccatatccggtagCTTCGTATTACTTTGGATGGTGACCTTCGTGTGTTTCATGAGTGTAAACTTCCTGGACGTTCAGCTTTTAGGGTCAGATTacaacgacccatttaccattgcagaacagtccggatatatgctgagggctctgagttcctgcaccaacacgtttatttatggggtgtcccagaaaaaattcagggacgaatttaaaaatgtgattttgcgccctttctttttcttttccaaTTCAATGAAGTGTTTTTAATGTCCCGGTGAAACTGAAAATTTATTTCGAAATTACGTTGTCTCATTTATTACATTATTGCACCTAACCTTCCGTAATGTCATTCGCACCATCGAGTCAATCCCGACTGTCAGGGTAATCCCCTTGCAGCAACATTCCCCTCTGCACGTCTAT containing:
- the LOC144591109 gene encoding uncharacterized protein LOC144591109 translates to MAVADLMVLIFEVILSEMTCVYFPYSFLNLSHICKLRVFLNCIFVDCSVWLTVTFTFDRFVTICNQNLRAKYCTEKTAGLVIAVTCILIITQNIPVYISLVPLYIRDNVAWYCWVSSDIYTTPLWAALSLIETILTPVVPILLIILLNALTINHIIHANRVRSRLRENNKAESGADQEVENRRKSIILLLAISGSFVLLWMVTFVCFMSVNFLDVQLLGSDYNDPFTIAEQSGYMLRALSSCTNTFIYGVSQKKFRDEFKNVILRPFFFFSNSMKCF